One Stenotrophomonas oahuensis genomic region harbors:
- a CDS encoding TonB-dependent receptor domain-containing protein has translation MTFHPFHAPNASSLSLAVAAVLLLASAAPAVAQDAPAAGSGATTNLDSIVVTGSRLRRVDTESANPVVTVSQEQIAATGKATVGDLLQELPSIAGNSTNPNTNNGGGTGASTISLRGLGDKRTLVLVNGVRLAYNDVNAIPATMIERIEVLSDGASAIYGSDAIGGVVNFILRDRFEGVQFTADFGTSSEGDGNRRNFSLTGGKAWDRGSIVAGVSYHNLDAVSALNRDYSKDALYLSSGEAVKQGSSATPTGSINFNDGSAASDALAAANGCSRVTLNSGVSGATGPGDFHCYNAANDSYNYQPYNLLQTPQERSNAFALATFRFTDNIEGYVNTWFSKTESASVIAPIPIFANGDNFLVSADSYYNPFGVNFGTDRTTGVSYNDLNSRATVLGNRRYEYKTDNFQISPGLRGGFGSSSWQWDVNLNYGRVKQTSTNYGFLDYASFNQAVGPSFLDVDGTVKCGSAGNVIAGCTPLNIFNLNDASSLGTLQSMIVNPVVSSVYTVKQAEANANGDLFELPAGMVGLAVGVSYREEKSTSKADALWTGDENGLCGVIEFCASQLTGSFDVKEAYAEALFPLLKDLPGIQSLNVSIGTRFSDYSSVGSKTNSKLSIEYRPVQDLLLRGTVSEVFRAPNINELYSGVVGDAPTVNDPCNGYTGGNDVACANVPTDGSYHQADGQISGKASGAEVAGYQLKPETGKSYDVGFVYDPRWLEGLSISADWWRIDLEDTITGVSAQTVLNQCYSNPASAFCALIHRNGNGTINYVAEPTVNLGTLATRGVDFSVNYRLHETPWGRFTAGLNGTYLERYDVLPDTTDPSTVTIRNGGMYTYAYGNFPRWRGLGSLSWNKDDWSASWRVRYIGKTRIGSSDLDQGLSADTDEAGVVRRIGSFVYHNLQVGYTVAPWHTAFELGVDNVTNKQAPLYYANNGGNGNTDVATYDVLGRFYWARMSIKF, from the coding sequence ATGACGTTCCACCCGTTCCATGCACCGAATGCGTCTTCGCTGTCCCTTGCCGTAGCCGCCGTGCTGCTGCTCGCGTCTGCTGCACCTGCCGTGGCGCAGGACGCCCCAGCCGCCGGCAGCGGCGCGACCACCAACCTGGACAGCATAGTGGTCACGGGCTCGCGCCTGCGCCGCGTCGATACCGAAAGCGCCAACCCGGTGGTGACCGTGTCCCAAGAGCAGATTGCCGCCACCGGCAAAGCGACCGTGGGTGATCTGTTGCAGGAACTGCCCTCCATCGCCGGCAATTCCACCAACCCCAACACCAACAACGGCGGCGGTACCGGCGCATCGACCATCTCGCTGCGCGGCCTGGGTGACAAGCGCACGCTGGTGCTGGTCAATGGCGTTCGTCTGGCCTACAACGACGTCAACGCGATTCCGGCCACCATGATCGAGCGCATCGAAGTGCTCAGCGATGGTGCCTCGGCCATCTACGGCTCCGACGCCATCGGCGGCGTGGTCAACTTCATCCTGCGCGACCGCTTCGAGGGCGTGCAGTTCACTGCGGACTTCGGTACCAGCAGCGAGGGTGACGGCAACCGCCGCAACTTCTCCCTGACCGGCGGCAAGGCTTGGGATCGCGGCAGCATCGTGGCGGGGGTGTCGTATCACAACCTCGACGCGGTCTCCGCGCTCAACCGCGACTACTCCAAGGATGCGCTTTACCTGAGCAGCGGCGAGGCGGTAAAGCAGGGCTCCTCCGCCACCCCGACCGGCTCGATCAACTTCAATGACGGCTCTGCCGCCTCCGACGCACTGGCAGCGGCCAATGGCTGTTCGCGCGTGACCTTGAACAGCGGGGTGTCCGGTGCCACCGGTCCGGGTGACTTCCACTGTTACAACGCGGCCAACGACTCATACAATTACCAGCCGTACAACCTGCTGCAGACCCCGCAGGAGCGCAGCAACGCGTTCGCGTTGGCGACGTTCCGGTTCACCGACAACATTGAGGGTTACGTCAACACCTGGTTCAGCAAGACCGAGTCGGCGTCGGTGATCGCGCCGATTCCGATCTTCGCCAACGGCGACAATTTCCTGGTGTCCGCCGACAGCTACTACAACCCGTTCGGGGTCAACTTCGGTACCGACCGCACCACGGGCGTGTCCTACAACGACCTCAACAGCCGCGCCACCGTGCTTGGCAATCGCCGCTACGAGTACAAGACAGACAACTTCCAGATCAGCCCGGGCCTGCGCGGGGGCTTCGGCAGCAGCTCCTGGCAATGGGACGTCAACCTGAACTACGGAAGGGTGAAGCAGACCTCCACCAACTATGGCTTCCTGGACTATGCGTCGTTCAACCAGGCGGTGGGTCCGTCGTTCCTCGACGTGGACGGCACGGTGAAGTGCGGGAGCGCTGGCAACGTGATCGCGGGCTGTACGCCGCTCAACATCTTCAACCTCAACGACGCCTCCAGCCTGGGCACGCTGCAGTCGATGATCGTCAACCCGGTGGTCAGCAGCGTCTATACGGTCAAGCAGGCCGAAGCCAATGCCAACGGCGATCTGTTCGAGTTGCCGGCCGGAATGGTCGGCCTGGCGGTCGGCGTTTCCTACCGCGAGGAGAAGAGCACCAGCAAGGCCGACGCGCTCTGGACCGGTGATGAGAACGGCCTGTGCGGCGTCATCGAATTCTGCGCCTCGCAGCTGACCGGCAGTTTCGACGTCAAGGAAGCCTACGCGGAAGCCCTGTTCCCGCTGCTGAAGGATCTGCCGGGCATCCAGTCGCTCAACGTCAGCATCGGGACGCGCTTTTCGGATTACAGCTCGGTCGGCAGCAAGACCAACAGCAAGCTCTCCATCGAGTACCGCCCCGTACAGGACCTGCTGCTGCGTGGCACGGTGTCGGAAGTGTTCCGCGCGCCCAACATCAATGAGCTGTACTCGGGCGTGGTGGGCGACGCGCCGACGGTCAACGACCCGTGCAATGGCTACACCGGCGGCAATGACGTGGCTTGTGCCAACGTGCCGACCGATGGCAGCTATCACCAGGCCGACGGCCAGATCTCGGGCAAGGCCTCGGGTGCGGAAGTGGCGGGCTATCAGCTGAAGCCGGAAACCGGCAAGTCCTACGACGTCGGCTTTGTGTATGACCCGCGCTGGCTGGAGGGGCTGTCGATCAGTGCCGACTGGTGGCGTATCGACCTGGAGGACACCATCACCGGCGTCTCCGCCCAGACCGTGTTGAACCAGTGCTACTCGAACCCGGCAAGTGCGTTCTGCGCGCTGATCCACCGCAACGGCAACGGCACCATCAACTATGTGGCCGAGCCCACCGTTAATCTGGGCACGCTGGCCACGCGTGGCGTGGACTTCAGTGTGAACTACCGTTTGCACGAGACCCCGTGGGGCCGCTTCACCGCCGGTCTCAACGGTACCTATCTGGAGCGCTACGACGTGCTGCCGGACACCACCGACCCCAGCACCGTCACCATCCGCAATGGCGGCATGTACACCTATGCCTACGGCAACTTCCCGCGCTGGCGCGGCCTGGGCAGCCTGAGCTGGAACAAGGACGACTGGAGCGCCTCGTGGCGGGTCCGCTACATCGGCAAGACCCGCATCGGCAGCAGCGACCTGGACCAGGGCCTGTCGGCCGATACCGACGAGGCTGGCGTGGTCCGTCGCATCGGATCGTTCGTCTACCACAACCTGCAGGTGGGCTACACCGTGGCCCCGTGGCACACCGCGTTCGAGCTGGGCGTGGACAACGTGACCAACAAGCAGGCTCCGCTGTACTACGCGAACAATGGTGGCAACGGCAACACCGACGTCGCCACCTATGACGTGCTCGGTCGCTTCTACTGGGCGCGGATGTCGATCAAGTTCTAG